The genome window CGAGCTGGCGGCCGCGACGGGCCGCCCGGAGTACCGCGCCTTCGCCGAGGAGGTCCTCTCCGGCTTCCGGCTGCTCGCCTCCGAGGCGCCCCCGTTCGCCGCGGCCGCGCTGTCCGCCATGGTCGACCTCCTCTCCGAGGAGTGACGGTGGGCGCTCGGACCCGCATGCGCCGCCTCCGCCTGCCGGTCCTCGTCCTGCTTGCCGCCGTGCTCGGCCTGTCCGGCTGCGGTCGCGGCGACGGCGAACCCACGGTGCACCCCCCGGACGATACGGAGGAGACGACACCGGGAGCCGAGGCCACACCGGGGGCGGAGCCGCCCGTCGGCGGCCCGTGGCCCGAGGTGGCGCTCGAGCCGGCGTGGGAGGGCTTCGACCAGCCGCTGTACCTCACCAGCGCGCGGGACGGGACCGGACGGCTGTTCGTCGTCGAGAAGACCGGCCGCATCCGGGTGATCGACGACGACGAGGTGCTCGACGAGCCGTTCCTCGACATCTCTGACAGGGTGAGCGGCGGTTCCGAGCAGGGGCTGCTGTGCGTCGCGTTCCCGCTGGACTTCGGCCGGCGGACCGACGCGTTCTACGTGAACTACACCGATCCCGACGGCGACACGATCGTCGCACGCTACCGCGCGCCGGACGGCGGCGGCGCGCGACCCGACTCGGCAGAGGTGGTCCTGAGGATGGCCCAGCCCTTCCCCAACCACAACGGCGGGATGCTCCTGTTCGACCGGGACGGGTACCTGCTCATCGGCACGGGCGACGGCGGTTCCGCCGGAGACCCGCAGGGCAACGCGCAGGACCGCACGAGCCTGCTCGGCAAGATCCTCCGCATCGACGTCGGCGAGCGGACCGCGGGGGCGCGCGCCAGGCGCGCGACCCGCAGCATCCCCGGGCCCGCCGGCGCCGCGTACGAGATCCCGGGCGACAACCCCTACGCCCGCCACGAGCGCTTCCGGCCGGAGATATGGGCGTACGGCCTGCGCAACCCGTGGCGTTTCTCGATCGACGCCGAGACCGGCGACCTGTACGTCGCCGACGTCGGACAGGACGCGTGGGAGGAGGTGAACGTGGTGCGCGGGCTCGGTCCGCCGGGCGCGAACTACGGCTGGAACCTGCTGGAGGGCACGCACCCCTTCCCTCCGGGCGGGGAGGCCCCCGACGACCCCGACCGCTTCATCATGCCCGTCGTCGAGTACGGTCACGACCTGGGGCGGTCGATCACCGGGGGCGTCGTCTACCGAGGCCACCGCCAGCCCCAGTCGCGCGCGATCTACTTCTACGCCGACTTCGTCAGCGGACGCCTCTGGGGCCTGCGCAACGCTCTCACCGCCCCCGAGAACAGCGAGCTCGCCCGGACCGACCGGCGGATCGCCTCGTTCGGCACCGACGAAGAGGGAGAGGTCTACGCGGTGGACCTCGCCGGAACCGTCCTCAGGCTGGAAGCGCGGTAGCGACGAGCGCGGATGTGGCCGTTGACCTGCGGAGCCCAAGCCCAGGGCGATGAAGCTTCCTGTTTCCAACAGCTCCGGATTGGTAAAGAATGACTACGAGGCGCCCCCCCAGGAAAGCGCGGGGGCAGCGCCATGGCTCGCCGCCGTTCGGAGGGGGAGGTGCCCATGTCCGAGGAGATGTCGGCCTTCCGCGGCGTTACGCGGAGGGACTTCCTCAAGTACTGCACGTGGCTCGCCGGTGTTATGGGCCTGGGAGAGGCGGGG of Coriobacteriia bacterium contains these proteins:
- a CDS encoding PQQ-dependent sugar dehydrogenase — its product is MRRLRLPVLVLLAAVLGLSGCGRGDGEPTVHPPDDTEETTPGAEATPGAEPPVGGPWPEVALEPAWEGFDQPLYLTSARDGTGRLFVVEKTGRIRVIDDDEVLDEPFLDISDRVSGGSEQGLLCVAFPLDFGRRTDAFYVNYTDPDGDTIVARYRAPDGGGARPDSAEVVLRMAQPFPNHNGGMLLFDRDGYLLIGTGDGGSAGDPQGNAQDRTSLLGKILRIDVGERTAGARARRATRSIPGPAGAAYEIPGDNPYARHERFRPEIWAYGLRNPWRFSIDAETGDLYVADVGQDAWEEVNVVRGLGPPGANYGWNLLEGTHPFPPGGEAPDDPDRFIMPVVEYGHDLGRSITGGVVYRGHRQPQSRAIYFYADFVSGRLWGLRNALTAPENSELARTDRRIASFGTDEEGEVYAVDLAGTVLRLEAR